The proteins below come from a single Malus domestica chromosome 03, GDT2T_hap1 genomic window:
- the LOC103406011 gene encoding cytokinin riboside 5'-monophosphate phosphoribohydrolase LOG1, whose protein sequence is MPLCCYTVIYMCKHSPMKPNQTKPLPNSQAVRERERERERDIKRKMEKEMKQSKFKRICVFCGSSPGKKSSYKEAAIELGEELVSKNIDLVYGGGSVGLMGLISQAVYDGGRHVIGVIPKTLMPREITGETVGEVKAVADMHQRKAEMAKHSDAFIALPGGYGTLEELLEVITWAQLGIHDKPVGLLNVDGYYNSLLSFIDKAVEEGFISPTARHITVSAPTAKELVKKMEEYFPRHERVASKLSWEIEQLGYPTICDISR, encoded by the exons ATGCCCCTATGCTGTTACACCGTTATATATATGTGCAAACACAGCCCCATgaaaccaaatcaaaccaaaccacTTCCAAATTCTCAAgctgttagagagagagagagagagagagagagagatattaaGAGAAAGATGGAGAAGGAAATGAAGCAATCAAAATTCAAGAGGATTTGTGTGTTCTGTGGAAGTAGTCCAGGAAAGAAAAGCAGTTATAAGGAAGCTGCCATTGAGCTGGGAGAAGAATTG gtttcaaagaatattgatttaGTATATGGAGGAGGGAGTGTTGGACTGATGGGGCTGATTTCCCAAGCTGTTTATGATGGTGGTAGACATGTCATTGG AGTTATTCCCAAGACACTCATGCCTAGAGAG ATAACTGGAGAAACTGTGGGGGAAGTGAAAGCAGTAGCAGACATGCACCAAAGGAAGGCAGAGATGGCAAAGCACTCCGATGCCTTTATTGCCTTACCCG GTGGCTATGGAACTCTTGAAGAGCTTCTTGAAGTGATAACATGGGCTCAACTGGGCATTCATGATAAACCG GTAGGTTTGCTGAATGTGGATGGGTACTACAACTCCTTGCTGTCATTTATTGATAAGGCAGTAGAGGAAGGTTTCATTAGTCCAACAGCCCGCCACATAACTGTTTCTGCTCCTACTGCCAAGGAGTTAGTGAAGAAAATGGAG GAATATTTTCCACGCCATGAAAGAGTTGCTTCAAAGCTAAGCTGGGAAATTGAGCAGTTAGGCTATCCCACAATTTGTGACATATCAAGGTGA